In Nodosilinea sp. FACHB-141, a single window of DNA contains:
- a CDS encoding 3'-5' exonuclease: MATADLWRSWLWQNPDPPSPRQSPGQQLLDQRILILCFNITLAAHLRSLLHGDTMNPQYRDRIEVMHFHGWAKSILGRLPFVSNPDTYDALLGQQVLTALQRFPEADRWDSIMVDEAHTFTREWFQCCVAGLKDPENGDLLVVSDGNQSLYNRSKSTWKSVGIKAQGRTMKLAQNYCNTKEILEAAWTVVKNTDQDLTDDATFPTVMPEAALRQGPRPTLYQSGTKARAVDVAVEQVQRLVMLGYSPSDIAILYRKKPKQDTASFNSMLQHLQDLGLPVYWVTESQETKVNYSARKPGVRVITTLSSLGLEFKAVLLLWVEQFEDCFAEDLNTRSLARRQLYVAMTRAQDELYLIAGGKERVVSALEKSEALNSETNHIIERQIRQPKLSVKPR, from the coding sequence ATGGCCACCGCTGATCTCTGGCGTAGCTGGCTCTGGCAAAACCCTGATCCTCCTAGCCCGCGCCAAAGTCCTGGCCAACAACTGCTCGACCAGCGCATCCTGATTCTGTGTTTCAACATTACGCTGGCTGCCCACCTGCGATCGCTTTTGCATGGCGACACAATGAACCCTCAGTACAGAGACCGCATTGAGGTCATGCATTTCCACGGCTGGGCTAAGTCAATCCTTGGCCGACTTCCCTTTGTGAGCAACCCAGACACCTATGATGCTCTCTTGGGTCAGCAGGTTCTAACCGCCCTCCAGCGGTTTCCCGAAGCAGACCGTTGGGACTCGATCATGGTGGATGAGGCCCACACTTTTACCCGCGAGTGGTTCCAGTGCTGTGTCGCTGGCCTTAAAGACCCAGAGAATGGCGATCTGCTGGTTGTCTCAGATGGTAATCAAAGCCTCTACAACCGTTCCAAGTCCACCTGGAAATCAGTGGGCATCAAAGCCCAAGGCCGCACGATGAAGCTGGCCCAAAATTACTGCAACACCAAGGAGATCCTAGAAGCCGCGTGGACAGTGGTGAAGAACACTGACCAAGACCTGACCGACGATGCCACATTCCCCACTGTTATGCCTGAAGCAGCCCTGCGCCAGGGGCCTCGACCAACTCTCTACCAATCAGGTACTAAAGCCAGGGCTGTAGATGTCGCCGTCGAGCAGGTGCAGCGTTTGGTGATGTTGGGCTACAGCCCCTCGGATATTGCCATTCTCTACCGTAAAAAGCCAAAGCAGGATACGGCTTCGTTCAACTCCATGCTCCAACACTTGCAAGACCTGGGCCTGCCGGTCTACTGGGTCACAGAGAGCCAGGAAACCAAAGTCAATTACAGCGCCCGCAAGCCGGGGGTAAGAGTTATAACCACGCTGTCCTCATTAGGCTTGGAGTTCAAGGCAGTGCTGCTGCTGTGGGTCGAGCAGTTTGAGGACTGTTTTGCAGAGGATTTGAATACACGATCGCTTGCACGGCGACAGCTCTATGTGGCCATGACCAGGGCACAGGATGAGTTGTATCTGATAGCTGGGGGAAAGGAGCGGGTAGTAAGCGCGCTAGAAAAAAGTGAAGCATTGAACAGCGAAACCAATCATATTATTGAACGTCAAATTAGACAGCCAAAACTCTCGGTAAAACCAAGATAA
- a CDS encoding AAA family ATPase — translation MPTRGLTLGKFAPLHKGHQLLIETALSEMDEVIVMIYDCPETTAVPLSIRANWIRQLYPTVKVIEAWDGPTEIGNTPEIEQAHETYILKQLQGNSVTHFYSREFYGEHMSQALGAVNRLVDWTPQSSWAHRTTVPISATQVRSNLYQYCQFLDPLIYQDLITHVVFLGAPSTGKTTLAEALARHYKTVWLPEYGREYWETHQVERRLSLEQLEEIATGHLEREEAQLTQANRYLFTDTNALTTYRFSLYYHGTTSLHLAHLAGLCSSRYDLVFLCETDISYDDTWDRSGEGNRAVFQKQIISDLVVRKVPFFRVSGDLQTRIGYVERILAQFKKYHNLIEQFQVANG, via the coding sequence ATGCCAACCCGTGGCCTCACCCTCGGCAAGTTTGCCCCCCTCCACAAAGGCCATCAACTCCTAATTGAGACGGCCTTATCAGAGATGGATGAAGTGATCGTCATGATTTATGATTGCCCCGAAACAACTGCTGTACCGCTATCCATCAGGGCTAACTGGATTCGTCAGCTATATCCTACGGTAAAGGTCATTGAAGCCTGGGATGGACCAACCGAGATAGGCAATACTCCTGAAATCGAGCAAGCCCACGAAACCTATATTCTGAAACAGCTTCAGGGCAACAGTGTGACTCACTTCTACTCTAGAGAGTTTTATGGAGAACACATGAGTCAGGCGTTAGGTGCTGTGAATCGCCTAGTGGACTGGACACCCCAATCATCCTGGGCACACCGCACTACAGTCCCTATCTCAGCCACCCAAGTCCGTTCTAATCTTTACCAATATTGCCAGTTCTTAGATCCTCTGATCTACCAAGATTTAATCACCCATGTCGTCTTCCTGGGGGCACCCTCCACTGGCAAAACTACCCTAGCTGAAGCCCTAGCCCGTCACTACAAAACCGTTTGGCTGCCAGAATACGGCAGGGAATATTGGGAAACCCATCAGGTGGAACGGCGGTTGTCTCTAGAGCAGCTTGAAGAAATTGCCACAGGTCATTTGGAGCGAGAAGAAGCGCAGCTGACCCAAGCCAATCGGTACCTCTTCACCGATACCAACGCCCTCACCACCTACCGTTTTTCGCTCTACTACCACGGCACCACCTCGCTCCACCTGGCCCATCTCGCGGGTCTCTGTTCCTCGCGCTATGACCTGGTGTTTCTGTGTGAGACAGATATTTCCTACGACGACACTTGGGATCGCTCTGGGGAGGGCAATAGAGCCGTCTTCCAGAAGCAAATCATCAGTGACTTAGTAGTGCGTAAGGTTCCATTTTTTAGAGTGAGCGGCGACTTACAGACCCGGATAGGATACGTGGAACGGATACTCGCTCAATTTAAGAAGTACCATAACCTCATAGAACAGTTCCAGGTTGCCAATGGCTGA
- a CDS encoding endonuclease/exonuclease/phosphatase, producing MADLTADEWANINALLESDPYKYGIPQRTYGSAVLGSFNIRKLGSVSSRSTNTWNFLANICKRFDLLSVQEIMGDLEGFDKLVSLMGPEYDAIVSDKTGQFPGEQGLGERLGFIYNRNLIRQGNIVSDVSYDRTKLLTTIVAHYKVLVETAKPYLDYLQTRDAWRANPIGSEPKAPKIQIPVFLTFIRQPFCASFEIVGHPETKPYQIMAINAHLYFGTSLEDRRQEFDALMEWIIGRVQEQDNTYFSNYVLMGDLNLSFSNPKKDRPQIEKHIKTFNQGMQAAGSTTNVNFPFLDVHKGSTEPFRTNARLSETFDQIGLFSHDPRLPSYDKNPEMGPEPPQGPDYGVVNFVELFREALELPPIKDLSSQEKKEFYEKFEHEVSDHLPIWLRLPLPEV from the coding sequence ATGGCTGATTTAACTGCTGATGAATGGGCAAATATCAATGCCCTGTTAGAGAGCGATCCCTATAAATACGGCATTCCTCAGCGTACTTACGGCTCTGCTGTACTGGGATCTTTTAATATCCGCAAGCTAGGTAGCGTAAGCAGTCGAAGCACAAATACTTGGAACTTTCTTGCGAACATTTGTAAGCGCTTTGATCTGCTATCCGTCCAAGAGATTATGGGCGATTTGGAAGGCTTTGACAAGCTAGTAAGCTTAATGGGGCCTGAATATGACGCTATTGTTTCTGATAAGACTGGGCAATTCCCTGGCGAACAAGGACTAGGTGAACGTCTAGGGTTTATCTATAATCGAAACCTTATTCGTCAGGGTAACATTGTCTCTGATGTCTCCTATGACCGTACCAAGCTTCTAACAACCATCGTTGCTCACTACAAGGTTTTGGTCGAAACTGCTAAGCCTTATCTAGACTACCTTCAAACTCGGGATGCTTGGCGAGCCAACCCTATTGGTTCCGAACCTAAAGCACCAAAGATTCAAATACCTGTGTTCTTGACGTTCATTCGACAGCCCTTTTGTGCCAGCTTCGAAATAGTAGGCCATCCTGAGACAAAGCCCTACCAAATCATGGCTATCAATGCTCACCTGTATTTTGGTACTTCTCTTGAGGATCGCCGTCAAGAATTCGATGCATTGATGGAATGGATTATAGGCCGAGTTCAGGAGCAAGATAACACTTATTTCTCTAACTATGTCTTGATGGGTGACCTTAACTTAAGCTTTAGCAATCCAAAAAAGGATAGGCCTCAAATAGAGAAACACATCAAAACCTTTAATCAAGGCATGCAGGCTGCTGGCAGTACCACTAACGTCAATTTTCCATTTTTAGATGTCCACAAAGGTTCAACTGAACCATTCCGTACTAATGCACGTTTGAGTGAGACATTTGATCAAATTGGCCTATTCAGCCATGACCCACGCCTTCCTTCCTATGACAAAAACCCGGAGATGGGACCTGAACCACCTCAAGGTCCAGACTATGGTGTTGTAAATTTTGTAGAACTGTTTCGTGAAGCCCTTGAGCTACCGCCTATTAAGGACTTAAGTAGCCAAGAGAAGAAAGAGTTTTATGAAAAATTTGAACATGAGGTGAGTGATCATCTGCCCATTTGGTTGCGGTTGCCATTACCGGAGGTTTAA
- a CDS encoding tyrosine-type recombinase/integrase, protein MSLHLPERLKRHITTRAFDKALRETLDYLGIRGMSTYSFRQSLLTMMHFEKGYSLRTLQKITQHEDIGNLARYLEIGQQEADEALRGLWG, encoded by the coding sequence ATATCTCTCCACCTCCCTGAGCGGCTCAAAAGACACATCACTACTAGAGCCTTTGACAAAGCTCTGCGGGAAACGCTCGATTACCTAGGCATTCGGGGCATGTCTACCTATAGCTTCCGGCAATCGCTGCTGACGATGATGCACTTTGAGAAGGGCTACTCTCTACGAACCCTTCAGAAAATTACGCAGCATGAGGACATCGGCAACCTGGCCAGGTATTTGGAGATTGGGCAGCAGGAGGCAGATGAGGCGTTGAGAGGACTATGGGGATGA